A part of Candidatus Babeliaceae bacterium genomic DNA contains:
- the tsf gene encoding translation elongation factor Ts, protein MAKISLELIQQLREKTGVGMMDCKKALEEANGDIETAIDLLRKKGAAVAEKRSGNVTAEGLVHAYIHPGARVGVMLEINCETDFVARTPAVQQFAQDICMHIAAFSPKYIKPDEVDPQLIEREKAIFIEQMAAANKPAAVIEQILKGKIEKLYDEVCLMRQAFVKNDKLKVDDILKELIAKMGENIKIKRFVRFEIGA, encoded by the coding sequence ATGGCAAAGATCAGCCTAGAACTCATACAACAACTCCGTGAAAAGACCGGCGTCGGCATGATGGATTGCAAAAAAGCACTCGAAGAAGCCAACGGCGATATCGAAACAGCCATTGACCTTTTACGTAAAAAAGGTGCTGCGGTAGCCGAAAAACGCTCCGGCAATGTCACTGCTGAAGGTCTCGTTCACGCCTACATACACCCAGGCGCACGCGTTGGGGTTATGTTAGAAATCAACTGCGAAACGGACTTTGTTGCCCGCACCCCAGCAGTTCAGCAATTTGCACAAGATATTTGCATGCATATCGCAGCCTTTAGTCCAAAATATATCAAGCCTGATGAAGTTGATCCTCAACTCATAGAACGAGAAAAAGCTATTTTTATAGAACAAATGGCCGCAGCCAATAAGCCTGCTGCTGTTATCGAACAAATCCTTAAGGGCAAAATTGAAAAATTATATGATGAAGTGTGTCTTATGAGACAAGCCTTTGTCAAAAACGACAAGCTCAAAGTTGATGATATTCTCAAAGAGCTTATTGCAAAAATGGGCGAAAATATCAAAATAAAACGTTTTGTCCGCTTTGAAATTGGTGCATAA
- the frr gene encoding ribosome recycling factor → MIKFDYVEGSNTKGFEKSIETEMSTHIAHFEKELIKIRTGRSHTSMIEDIKVSCYGNMMPLKDLAALTAPDVQLLVIQPWDKSIMPEIEKAISLSDLGVTPLNDGNVIRIQLPRMSSNRRDELAKMLHKKLEECKISIRNVRKEFHNLIRDAEKGKRVSEDSSRRLQDILQKITDKFIENSDKLSIKKEEEIKSL, encoded by the coding sequence ATGATAAAATTTGATTATGTAGAAGGCTCAAATACAAAAGGCTTTGAAAAAAGCATTGAAACCGAAATGTCTACACATATAGCACACTTTGAAAAAGAACTTATCAAAATTCGCACAGGGCGATCTCACACATCAATGATCGAAGATATCAAAGTATCCTGTTACGGCAATATGATGCCTCTCAAAGATCTTGCTGCATTAACAGCGCCTGACGTTCAATTGCTGGTTATTCAGCCATGGGACAAATCCATTATGCCTGAAATCGAAAAAGCTATATCGCTCTCAGATTTAGGCGTTACGCCACTTAATGACGGTAATGTTATTAGAATTCAGTTGCCACGCATGAGCAGCAATCGTCGTGATGAACTTGCAAAAATGTTGCACAAAAAGCTTGAAGAATGTAAAATAAGCATCCGTAATGTTCGTAAAGAATTTCACAATCTTATTCGCGATGCAGAAAAAGGCAAAAGGGTTTCAGAAGACTCAAGCCGACGTCTACAAGACATCCTGCAAAAGATTACAGACAAATTTATTGAAAATTCTGATAAATTAAGCATAAAAAAAGAGGAAGAAATAAAATCTTTGTGA
- a CDS encoding trigger factor produces MVHTENNLTFSLTTQPHPSIEIIIPQQRVAAMYQKMLYDQQVTARTAGFTQGTVPIAYVECTFKHHIIEYLKEFFFYYSISNFLFKQRIDQKLILAGEPILKSITLDPHTDASFVFDIILVNPQAKNDWKKLLFKAPERKNYKDLDRQVESFIKEETEKSHKNVSTEVQIGDWVCIAFHIVNEQNVLLIPSEDHFMWVKVGDEESDEEIHALLLHKNVGDTFLTNNELLQNYISPHLDTTYTFSLTIIQIIPALFFSFDHFKRHFKIKNNKEMHLKLIEVFSCRNDITQRRETVESALKLLLNNYHIPLEEASIEKQKEQVLDLVHLNPDYHVYKAQPDFKNKIWQLAVKQLKEAIIIDYLAQQEQIMVTEDDVASYLNLIKKPRTKEFVYFDITPWKMGGKDRIIAHDVLRQLCLREKTLNHVLHHLTKK; encoded by the coding sequence ATGGTTCATACCGAAAATAATCTTACCTTTTCTCTCACAACTCAACCGCATCCAAGCATCGAAATTATCATACCGCAGCAACGTGTTGCCGCGATGTACCAAAAAATGCTCTATGATCAACAGGTCACTGCGCGAACCGCCGGATTCACTCAAGGCACAGTGCCCATCGCCTATGTTGAATGCACCTTCAAACACCATATTATAGAATATCTTAAAGAATTTTTCTTTTACTACAGCATCTCCAATTTTTTATTCAAACAAAGAATAGATCAAAAACTAATTCTAGCAGGAGAACCGATTCTAAAAAGTATCACATTAGACCCACATACGGATGCGTCTTTTGTCTTTGATATCATTTTAGTTAATCCACAAGCAAAAAATGATTGGAAAAAATTATTATTCAAGGCACCTGAAAGAAAAAATTATAAAGATCTTGATCGCCAAGTAGAATCTTTTATCAAAGAAGAAACCGAAAAATCACATAAAAACGTTTCGACCGAGGTACAAATTGGTGATTGGGTATGCATAGCATTTCACATTGTAAATGAACAAAACGTCCTCTTGATACCATCAGAAGATCATTTTATGTGGGTTAAAGTAGGAGATGAAGAATCAGATGAAGAAATTCATGCATTATTATTACATAAAAATGTTGGGGATACTTTTCTTACCAATAATGAATTACTCCAAAATTATATAAGTCCACATCTTGATACTACGTACACATTTTCTCTCACAATTATCCAAATTATACCAGCACTATTTTTTTCATTCGATCATTTTAAGCGTCATTTTAAGATAAAAAACAATAAAGAAATGCATTTAAAATTAATAGAAGTATTTTCATGTCGCAATGACATCACCCAACGGCGAGAAACGGTCGAATCTGCACTCAAATTATTGCTTAATAATTATCATATTCCGCTTGAAGAGGCTTCGATCGAAAAGCAAAAAGAACAAGTCTTAGACCTTGTTCATCTTAATCCTGATTATCATGTATACAAAGCCCAACCTGATTTCAAAAATAAAATATGGCAACTTGCAGTCAAGCAACTTAAAGAAGCGATTATTATAGACTATCTTGCCCAACAAGAACAGATAATGGTTACTGAAGATGACGTTGCAAGTTACCTTAATTTAATTAAAAAACCAAGAACAAAAGAGTTTGTTTATTTTGATATAACTCCATGGAAAATGGGTGGCAAAGACAGGATTATAGCGCACGATGTGTTACGCCAGCTCTGTTTACGAGAAAAAACATTAAATCACGTGTTGCATCATTTAACAAAAAAGTAA
- the trxB gene encoding thioredoxin-disulfide reductase — MKTTENLIIIGSGPAALTAAIYASRSALSPIIIEGQNPGGQLMGTSFVENWPGNVKIYGPELMNNLRQHATAFGTRFVAGMVTNVHFEKNMHTLTLHNGSTYTTKALIIATGATPKRLGCLGEAEYWGRGVTTCAVCDGAFYKDKPVLIIGGGDTALEDASFMTNYTNDITIVHILDQLTGSHAMQQRVLNNPAIKIIYSSTVTGFEGDGNHVTHALITDKKTNTTNKHAFSAAFVAIGLQPNTGIFKDKLELDKYGYIIHKEHTQTSVSGVFAAGDVVDYRYRQAITSAGSGCMAALDAERYLKSQE; from the coding sequence ATGAAAACAACAGAAAATCTTATTATTATTGGTTCCGGCCCAGCAGCTCTTACCGCAGCAATTTACGCATCACGATCAGCGCTTAGCCCGATCATTATTGAAGGACAAAACCCTGGAGGGCAACTGATGGGAACATCATTTGTAGAAAATTGGCCCGGAAATGTAAAGATTTATGGACCGGAACTCATGAATAATTTAAGACAGCATGCTACAGCCTTTGGCACACGTTTTGTAGCTGGTATGGTTACCAACGTACATTTCGAAAAAAACATGCATACGTTAACGCTCCATAACGGCTCAACATATACAACAAAGGCACTCATTATTGCAACTGGTGCGACACCAAAACGTTTGGGGTGCCTAGGAGAAGCAGAATACTGGGGCAGAGGCGTAACAACCTGTGCAGTATGTGACGGGGCATTTTACAAAGACAAACCGGTGCTTATTATTGGTGGCGGAGACACTGCACTTGAAGACGCATCATTCATGACCAACTATACCAACGATATTACCATTGTTCATATTCTTGATCAGCTAACCGGGTCTCACGCCATGCAACAACGGGTGCTCAATAATCCTGCAATAAAAATCATATATTCAAGTACCGTTACCGGCTTTGAAGGTGATGGTAATCACGTAACGCATGCCCTTATTACTGATAAAAAAACGAATACAACAAACAAACACGCCTTCAGCGCCGCTTTTGTGGCAATCGGGCTTCAGCCAAACACAGGGATTTTTAAAGATAAACTAGAACTTGATAAATACGGCTATATTATTCATAAAGAACATACTCAGACATCCGTTTCTGGTGTTTTTGCCGCGGGCGATGTTGTGGATTATCGCTACCGCCAAGCTATAACCTCCGCTGGCTCCGGCTGCATGGCCGCCCTCGACGCCGAGCGATACTTAAAAAGCCAGGAATGA
- the rpmH gene encoding 50S ribosomal protein L34, translating into MSVTFKLKRKKRNRKHGFLARMATKDGRAIINRRRAKGRKKLTVSEE; encoded by the coding sequence ATGTCAGTAACTTTCAAATTAAAAAGAAAAAAACGTAATAGAAAACACGGTTTTTTAGCAAGAATGGCTACCAAAGACGGTAGAGCTATCATCAACCGTCGTCGTGCTAAAGGCAGAAAAAAACTGACCGTCAGCGAAGAATAA
- the rnpA gene encoding ribonuclease P protein component, producing the protein MTLWSKREIQKLFRTSKRLLHHPGLDIKIAPRSGDIGRLLVVISRKVGSAPQRNLIRRRIKAIFYENKLFEKGFDWIFFTKPAATALTYSDMHGLIDHILTQLPTSSSPL; encoded by the coding sequence ATGACGCTCTGGTCCAAGAGAGAAATTCAGAAACTTTTTAGGACCTCCAAGCGGCTGCTACACCATCCGGGGCTTGATATTAAAATAGCCCCTCGTTCAGGCGATATCGGCAGACTCTTAGTAGTCATCTCCAGGAAAGTTGGATCCGCGCCGCAAAGAAACCTTATCAGAAGACGAATAAAAGCCATTTTTTATGAAAATAAGTTATTTGAAAAAGGGTTCGATTGGATATTTTTTACAAAGCCTGCGGCCACTGCGCTGACCTATTCCGATATGCACGGTCTTATAGATCACATTCTCACGCAGTTGCCCACCTCATCATCGCCCTTATAA
- a CDS encoding phenylalanine--tRNA ligase subunit alpha: protein MNNLEELLHSITHDYFIELEKAQTMEQLELVRVSYLGRQGKIAALMGLLKNIPAEQKSVFGPLCNKLKQDALNGYTVKQETFLNQEIAQQQQRQEHFDVTAYYPHTQGSLHPYTHIIEEIETIFMSMGFEIATGPEVETDSINFEALNIPKDHPARDMHDTFWFDVPHMLLRTHTSTVQVHAMLNKRPPLALIAPGRCYRHEATDASHDIMFMQCEGLLIDKNISLAHLLSTTKSFLQAIFNKKDLKTRYRPGFFPFVEPGLEIDMSCPFCTHGCSTCKKTGWIEICGAGLIHPNVLQYCNIDPEHYSGFAFGFGLTRLVMLKYGINDIRLLHSAELEFLKQF, encoded by the coding sequence ATGAATAATTTAGAAGAATTACTACACAGTATTACACATGACTACTTTATTGAGCTAGAAAAGGCTCAAACAATGGAACAGTTAGAATTAGTACGAGTGTCCTATCTGGGACGCCAGGGTAAAATAGCCGCACTTATGGGTCTTTTAAAGAATATCCCCGCGGAACAAAAAAGCGTATTCGGGCCGCTCTGTAACAAGCTTAAACAGGACGCGCTCAATGGTTACACTGTAAAACAAGAAACATTTCTTAACCAAGAAATAGCACAACAACAACAACGACAAGAACATTTTGACGTTACGGCGTATTATCCTCATACACAGGGATCTTTACATCCATATACTCATATTATCGAAGAAATAGAAACTATTTTTATGTCTATGGGATTTGAAATAGCAACGGGTCCAGAAGTAGAAACTGATAGCATTAATTTTGAAGCACTTAATATTCCTAAAGATCATCCGGCGCGTGACATGCACGATACTTTTTGGTTTGACGTCCCTCATATGCTTTTACGAACACATACATCAACGGTACAGGTGCATGCGATGCTTAACAAACGTCCCCCTTTAGCTTTAATAGCTCCGGGAAGATGTTATAGACATGAAGCGACTGATGCATCCCATGATATTATGTTTATGCAATGCGAAGGACTGCTTATCGATAAAAATATATCACTTGCTCACCTACTCAGTACTACAAAATCATTTTTACAGGCTATTTTTAATAAAAAAGATCTAAAAACTCGCTACAGACCAGGATTCTTCCCATTTGTTGAACCCGGATTAGAAATCGATATGTCCTGCCCATTTTGTACGCATGGCTGTTCAACGTGCAAAAAAACGGGTTGGATCGAAATTTGCGGCGCGGGACTCATTCATCCAAATGTACTACAATATTGCAACATAGACCCAGAACATTATAGCGGATTCGCCTTTGGATTTGGGTTAACACGCTTAGTAATGCTCAAGTATGGGATTAATGACATTCGCCTTTTACATTCGGCAGAGCTCGAATTTCTTAAGCAATTTTGA
- a CDS encoding UTP--glucose-1-phosphate uridylyltransferase has product MDIIKAIIPAAGCGRRFLPYTKSVPKEMLPLIDKPAIQHSIEEGIASEILNFIIITSRGKETLANHFDNYPELENIIKTAGKNSSLHSLDRISRTANFSYVRQPEPLGLGHAVLMAKHSIAKEHFGIMLPDDIIIGKNPGLGQLIRIARQEKASVVAVQEVPRECISSYGVIGIKKQITPNLFQVSHIVEKPQQKDAPSNLAVIGRYVLSHKIFASLEEINTYNNQELQLSDGISHMIHNNERVFAYKIQGTRYDIGTPIGWLKAVIGYSLQDPTYAPHIQKFLNELSTTDSFLYNPAKTIEHIL; this is encoded by the coding sequence ATGGACATAATCAAAGCAATTATTCCCGCAGCTGGATGCGGTCGACGATTTTTACCATATACAAAATCTGTCCCTAAAGAAATGTTGCCCCTCATAGATAAACCAGCAATTCAACATAGTATAGAAGAAGGCATTGCATCTGAAATTTTAAATTTTATTATTATTACCTCTCGCGGCAAAGAAACGCTTGCAAATCATTTTGACAACTATCCAGAACTTGAGAACATCATCAAGACTGCTGGAAAAAATTCTTCCCTCCATAGTCTTGATCGTATTTCTCGGACAGCAAACTTTAGCTATGTACGCCAACCAGAACCACTTGGTTTGGGTCACGCGGTTCTTATGGCAAAGCATTCCATTGCTAAAGAACACTTTGGCATTATGTTGCCGGATGATATTATTATCGGTAAAAATCCTGGCCTCGGACAACTTATTCGCATTGCACGACAAGAAAAAGCCAGTGTCGTTGCTGTACAAGAGGTGCCGCGCGAATGCATATCTTCATATGGCGTTATTGGTATTAAAAAACAGATTACACCAAATTTATTTCAGGTATCTCACATTGTTGAAAAGCCTCAACAAAAAGACGCTCCATCTAATCTTGCCGTCATTGGTCGCTACGTTTTGTCACACAAAATTTTTGCATCACTTGAAGAGATTAATACCTATAATAATCAAGAATTACAGCTAAGTGATGGAATAAGCCATATGATTCATAACAATGAACGCGTTTTTGCCTATAAAATACAAGGGACACGTTATGATATCGGGACGCCAATTGGTTGGTTAAAAGCTGTGATAGGATACTCGCTGCAGGACCCTACGTACGCACCCCATATACAAAAATTTTTAAACGAATTATCGACGACAGACTCGTTTTTGTATAATCCTGCAAAAACCATCGAACACATTCTTTAA
- a CDS encoding metallophosphoesterase, with protein sequence MKKILFIIFAYSSYNFTFIDNFTVLEKNLQDLTANLQAYPTFAAWKYVCDNNKYPATPLNFEEFKKTITDFCELQNKMLNAGPWLDTQPTFLEIKHTVTGFHPWIEKKVLPAGVQLLFHADIHGDSVSLLKYLLVYVDLESDFKLSNPNQYFIFLGDYSDRGMAGAEVLYTLLRLKLANPDHVILLRGNHEDVAINESYGFLDELKEKFKAIKLRDFSKVLNTCYSYMPVALFLGIKNTNANYINYLLCCHGGLEIGYQPQKLLESPNKNSYQLITSLSPIATIQQIPELIKAPGEYFSQNFYESDPATENSIQKLTQTLPKKDKLKEPADIGFLWSDFEVDQKKPLLYSSKRGAGLIYGKNITEALLESYGSADYSVVGIMRGHQQSGSQTPMMHSILANKGVSTLWQNQNPKALPKINLYKNIVCTFNVTPEIYGAGRFDYDTHGIVITSNEPFAQWKFEIKNLKR encoded by the coding sequence ATGAAAAAGATACTTTTTATTATTTTTGCTTATAGCAGCTATAATTTTACTTTTATTGATAATTTTACTGTTCTTGAAAAAAACCTACAAGATTTAACTGCTAACTTGCAAGCGTATCCAACTTTTGCAGCCTGGAAGTATGTCTGTGACAACAACAAATACCCCGCAACACCACTTAACTTTGAAGAATTCAAAAAAACTATCACAGATTTTTGTGAATTACAAAACAAAATGCTTAACGCAGGACCATGGCTTGATACACAACCAACTTTCTTAGAAATTAAGCACACTGTAACGGGATTTCACCCATGGATAGAAAAAAAAGTTCTTCCAGCCGGCGTGCAATTACTTTTTCATGCTGATATCCATGGCGATAGTGTATCTTTGCTGAAATATTTGCTTGTATACGTTGATCTTGAAAGCGATTTTAAATTGAGTAACCCCAACCAGTACTTTATCTTTTTAGGCGACTATAGTGATCGCGGTATGGCGGGAGCAGAAGTATTATATACCCTATTGCGTCTCAAATTAGCAAATCCTGATCACGTCATACTCTTGCGCGGCAATCATGAAGATGTTGCAATAAATGAAAGCTATGGATTTTTAGATGAGCTCAAAGAAAAATTTAAAGCTATAAAGCTGAGAGATTTTTCAAAAGTACTTAACACCTGTTATTCCTACATGCCCGTAGCACTTTTTCTTGGGATAAAAAATACAAACGCAAACTATATAAACTACCTGCTCTGCTGCCACGGCGGCCTCGAGATCGGCTACCAACCACAAAAATTGCTAGAATCACCAAATAAAAACAGCTATCAATTAATTACATCACTTAGTCCCATTGCAACGATACAACAAATACCAGAACTGATTAAAGCCCCTGGTGAATATTTTTCCCAAAATTTTTACGAAAGTGATCCTGCAACAGAAAATAGTATACAAAAACTCACACAAACACTACCCAAAAAAGATAAACTTAAAGAGCCCGCAGACATTGGTTTCTTGTGGTCAGACTTTGAAGTCGATCAAAAAAAACCTCTTTTATATAGCAGTAAACGCGGCGCGGGGCTGATATACGGCAAAAATATTACCGAAGCATTGCTCGAATCTTACGGAAGCGCAGACTATTCTGTTGTCGGTATCATGCGAGGCCACCAACAATCGGGAAGCCAAACACCCATGATGCACAGTATCTTGGCAAATAAAGGGGTGAGCACATTATGGCAAAACCAAAATCCCAAAGCCCTCCCCAAGATTAACTTGTATAAAAATATTGTCTGCACATTTAACGTCACTCCAGAAATATACGGCGCGGGACGCTTTGATTACGATACTCACGGCATAGTAATCACATCAAACGAGCCCTTCGCTCAATGGAAATTTGAAATCAAAAATTTAAAACGCTAA
- the ppsA gene encoding phosphoenolpyruvate synthase has translation MMYIKFFNQISLKDVKIVGGKNAALGQMIQYVPSSMCIPDGFAITVDGYRLLLEKNNLTMEIHNLINSVHKNLDHVHEVGTKIRTLVAQAQIPHELMQEIFQAYQELSQKYGVDSCDVAVRSSATAEDSASASFAGQQETFVNIVGAQAVVDAYHKACISLFTDRSIAYRIEKKINEYEIGISVGVQKMVRSDLGSSGVMFTLDTETGFKDVVLINASYGLGESVVSGAVNPDEFCIDKRMLSKGYKPLIKKTLGSKATRMVYGHNGGVVQEVTPVALQNTYSLSDEQVFELARQAIILEKYFSDMHGAWTPLDIEWALDGRDNKLYIVQARPETVHVHEQGGADIAYYTLDDHTAKLLVSGQAIGQKIVTGTARVIKNFSDVSMLQAGDILVTTMTNPDWVPYMKKAVGIVTDFGGRTCHAAIVSRELGLTAVVGTEHGTSTIKNGQKITLDCSNGSVGSIYDGVLVYHTDTVSYKGLRSQMPLLVNLADPDSAFKTSFLPTQGVGLARLEFIITHMIGIHPMALIQPEKLDNKTRQTISTMTAGYASNRAFFIERLSQALGMIASAFYPRQVIVRLSDFKTNEYRNFIGGSFFEHVEENPMLGMRGAARYTDAAYAPAFELECAALVHARTIMGFDNIKIMIPFVRTVSEAERVIDKMASYGLSRGVNNLELYMMVEIPSNVILIKEFSALFDGFSIGSNDLTQLTLGVDRDSTSLVQLFDERDPAVKKMIQWAIAGAHEAHKPIGICGQAPSDYPEMAQFLIDEKIDSLSLNADAIIPFLLRIADKK, from the coding sequence ATGATGTATATAAAATTTTTCAATCAAATTTCATTAAAAGATGTCAAAATTGTTGGCGGAAAAAATGCGGCATTGGGACAGATGATTCAGTACGTGCCATCATCCATGTGCATTCCAGATGGTTTTGCTATTACCGTTGATGGATATCGGTTGCTTCTTGAAAAAAACAATCTTACGATGGAAATTCATAATCTTATTAACAGTGTTCACAAGAATCTTGATCACGTTCATGAGGTGGGAACAAAAATAAGAACTCTTGTTGCGCAGGCACAGATACCGCATGAGTTGATGCAAGAAATTTTTCAGGCCTATCAGGAGCTTTCTCAAAAATATGGCGTAGATAGTTGTGATGTGGCTGTAAGATCTTCTGCTACTGCAGAAGATTCCGCATCAGCTTCATTTGCAGGACAACAAGAAACATTTGTTAACATTGTTGGTGCTCAGGCAGTTGTGGATGCCTATCATAAAGCATGTATATCACTTTTTACTGATCGTTCCATTGCTTATAGAATCGAAAAAAAAATTAACGAATATGAAATTGGCATATCTGTTGGTGTGCAAAAAATGGTTCGGTCTGATCTCGGATCATCCGGTGTTATGTTTACGCTGGATACAGAAACAGGTTTTAAAGACGTTGTTCTCATTAATGCATCGTATGGCTTGGGGGAGAGCGTGGTCAGTGGTGCTGTTAATCCTGATGAATTTTGTATTGATAAGCGCATGTTGAGTAAGGGATATAAGCCTTTAATTAAAAAAACGCTTGGATCAAAAGCAACGCGAATGGTGTATGGTCATAATGGTGGTGTTGTGCAAGAAGTTACGCCAGTAGCATTACAAAACACGTATTCGTTGTCAGATGAACAAGTTTTTGAACTTGCCCGACAGGCAATTATTCTTGAAAAATACTTTTCTGACATGCATGGTGCGTGGACCCCACTGGATATAGAGTGGGCGTTAGATGGTCGTGATAATAAATTATATATTGTACAAGCGCGCCCAGAAACCGTACATGTTCATGAGCAGGGTGGCGCAGATATTGCTTATTATACTTTGGATGATCATACGGCAAAATTGCTGGTGTCTGGTCAGGCGATTGGACAAAAAATTGTCACCGGAACGGCACGGGTTATAAAAAATTTTTCTGATGTGAGTATGCTGCAGGCTGGTGATATTTTGGTTACGACGATGACCAATCCCGATTGGGTACCGTATATGAAAAAGGCAGTGGGTATCGTGACAGATTTTGGAGGTAGGACATGTCATGCTGCTATTGTCAGCAGAGAGCTTGGGCTGACGGCAGTTGTTGGTACGGAGCATGGCACAAGTACTATTAAAAATGGCCAAAAAATTACACTTGATTGTAGTAACGGTTCTGTAGGCAGTATTTATGATGGTGTACTTGTATATCATACAGATACTGTTTCTTATAAGGGGCTGAGATCACAAATGCCATTATTGGTTAATCTTGCTGATCCTGATAGTGCTTTCAAAACATCATTTTTACCGACTCAGGGCGTTGGGCTTGCGCGATTAGAGTTTATTATTACCCACATGATCGGGATACATCCCATGGCTCTTATACAACCAGAAAAACTTGATAATAAAACAAGACAAACTATCAGTACTATGACCGCAGGTTACGCAAGTAATCGTGCATTTTTTATTGAACGATTATCTCAAGCTCTTGGCATGATTGCATCAGCATTTTATCCGCGGCAGGTTATTGTTCGTTTAAGTGATTTTAAAACTAATGAATATCGTAATTTTATTGGCGGGTCTTTTTTTGAACATGTAGAAGAGAACCCAATGCTTGGTATGCGCGGTGCTGCTCGATACACCGATGCGGCGTATGCTCCGGCCTTTGAGCTTGAATGTGCTGCATTGGTACACGCACGAACAATAATGGGTTTTGACAATATTAAAATCATGATCCCTTTTGTCAGAACAGTTTCTGAGGCTGAACGCGTGATAGATAAGATGGCATCCTATGGCCTTTCACGTGGTGTTAATAATCTTGAATTATATATGATGGTCGAGATCCCATCGAATGTTATTTTGATCAAAGAATTTTCTGCTTTGTTCGATGGATTTTCGATAGGCTCTAATGATCTTACGCAGCTCACGTTAGGCGTTGATCGTGATTCTACATCTTTAGTCCAGCTTTTTGATGAACGTGATCCCGCGGTAAAAAAAATGATACAATGGGCAATTGCCGGCGCACATGAGGCGCATAAACCAATCGGAATTTGTGGACAGGCTCCGTCCGATTATCCCGAAATGGCACAGTTTTTGATAGATGAAAAAATAGATTCTTTATCGCTCAATGCCGACGCTATTATCCCATTTTTATTGCGCATAGCTGATAAAAAATAA
- a CDS encoding Fe-Mn family superoxide dismutase has product MYTTLQKNVLLSTILCLLCLHGNIFLQEPDTTEKNNIKKYIPKKFDFSPLTFLSEQQKQEHYVLYTKYVEKLNEIRSKLPQAQRAPGPTYSEFRSLKIAETFALNGALLHELYFENIIGKKNKKINSNLKRLILENFDSIEEYLKDLKDCAACTRGWAITGFSLHENAIYNFVLDAHNETVPAMTIPLVVIDAYEHAYMIDFGIDRATYLNEVFAHLQWDIIEKRISNYSRLTISLKD; this is encoded by the coding sequence ATGTATACTACCCTACAAAAAAACGTATTATTGTCCACAATACTTTGCCTCTTATGTCTCCACGGCAACATTTTTCTTCAAGAACCAGATACGACAGAAAAAAATAACATTAAAAAGTATATTCCAAAAAAATTCGATTTTTCGCCACTTACATTTTTAAGCGAACAACAAAAGCAAGAGCATTATGTTTTATACACAAAATATGTCGAAAAGCTTAATGAAATAAGAAGTAAATTGCCACAAGCGCAACGTGCACCGGGGCCAACATATTCAGAATTTCGCTCACTCAAAATAGCAGAAACATTCGCGCTCAATGGCGCTCTCCTGCACGAACTTTATTTTGAAAATATTATTGGCAAAAAAAACAAAAAAATAAATAGTAACCTAAAGCGCCTTATTCTCGAAAACTTTGACTCCATAGAAGAATATCTTAAAGATCTCAAAGACTGCGCTGCCTGTACGCGAGGTTGGGCGATTACAGGATTTTCACTCCACGAAAATGCGATTTATAACTTTGTTTTAGATGCCCACAACGAAACCGTTCCCGCCATGACCATTCCGCTCGTTGTGATCGACGCCTATGAACACGCTTACATGATAGATTTTGGCATTGATCGAGCAACCTATCTCAATGAAGTATTTGCACATTTACAATGGGACATTATAGAAAAACGTATCAGTAATTATTCAAGATTAACAATATCATTAAAAGACTGA